The following proteins are encoded in a genomic region of Drosophila bipectinata strain 14024-0381.07 chromosome XL, DbipHiC1v2, whole genome shotgun sequence:
- the LOC108120043 gene encoding solute carrier family 7 member 14 isoform X1 yields the protein MKPSDLLLVLEKVKFRVPLPPGVSSTTLLPKLIRTKDVKQLQDGNAQPQKPKLTKCLNTLDLTSLGIGSCCGTGMYLVAGMVAQKIAGPGVIISFIIAAIASIFSGACYAEFGVRVPHTSGSAYMYSYVAVGEFVAFIIGWNMILEYLIGTSACACALSSSFDSLTGNAIARTISESIGTIFGKPPDFIAFGITLLMTCVLAMGASKSVIFNHSLNAINLATWVFVMAAGLFYVDTKTWSEHQGFLPYGWSGVFSGAATCFYAFIGFDIIATTGEEAHNPQKSIPKAIVGSLVVVLIAYVSVSLVLTLVVPYDHINTGAALVQMWSYVNAPKCRAVVAIGATAGLSVAMFGSMFPMPRVIYAMAQDGLIFRQLSQLWQRTNVPGLATIGSGLAAALVALTIRLEILVEMMSIGTLLAYTLVSTCVLVLRYQPHSTSLVELLPAQLRTPVAPGTASDSRAHITPAEVLEVPGKLTIKRVTRGMSDSDDSFIDDSPEGFLGGRDDQFLVSDRSENKFYGSVHGAPTGPTGQATAFDTMGLNFVTRKIHDYAYLCPGFFPWINPGQATTESGMYVTKLVGIMFGLIFFLDLFAAIGWSGGLAAFVYIVLFMGIFVILLIISRQPQNRYALAFLTPGLPFIPAIAITVNIYLIFKLSILTLVRFTVWMTLGFVMYFYYGITHSSLEQTSDDLELHVDKDYSKNVEEKAVWDQQSYNQTHEPVWASKEVKQPSSKQRYNYGKSSSSSTQGSSKSGHSGSGSTTKPPGKSSVGGGPPRPVPPPPPATGGGQGRGPPMERQYTGQFSMFVDEGQFPTWDD from the exons ATGAAGCCGTCGGATTTGTTGTTGGTGCTAGAGAAG GTCAAGTTCAGGGTGCCACTGCCACCAGGAGTCAGCTCAACGACGCTCCTGCCCAAGCTCATCCGCACCAAGGATGTGAAGCAGCTGCAGGATGGCAACGCACAACCACAGAAGCCAAAGCTAACG AAATGTCTCAACACCCTGGACCTGACCTCCTTGGGCATCGGCTCCTGTTGCGGAACGGGCATGTACCTGGTGGCCGGCATGGTGGCCCAAAAAATAGCAGGACCCGGAGTGattattagttttattatagCCGCCATAGCGAGTATTTTCTCAG GAGCCTGCTATGCGGAGTTTGGCGTTCGTGTGCCACACACATCCGGCTCGGCCTATATGTATTCATATGTGGCGGTTGGAGAATTTGTAGCTTTTATAATTGGTTGGAACATGATATTGGAATATCTAATAG GAACAAGTGCCTGTGCCTGTGCGTTAAGTTCTAGTTTCGATTCCCTTACTGGCAACGCCATTGCGCGAACGATAAGCGAGTCCATCGGCACGATATTCG GTAAACCTCCGGACTTTATTGCCTTTGGCATAACGCTGCTAATGACCTGCGTCCTGGCAATGGGCGCCAGTAAGTCGGTCATCTTTAACCACTCGCTGAACGCCATTAACCTGGCCACGTGGGTGTTCGTTATGGCCGCCGGTCTCTTCTATGTGGACACGAAGACGTGGTCGGAGCACCAGGGCTTCCTGCCCTACGGCTGGAGCGGTGTGTTCTCCGGTGCTGCCACCTGCTTCTATGCATTTATCGGTTTCGACATCATCGCCACCACCGGCGAGGAGGCCCACAACCCCCAGAAGAGCATACCCAAGGCCATTGTGGGCTCGTTGGTTGTTGTTCTTATCGCCTACGTCAGTGTTAGCCTGGTCCTTACCCTAGTAG TTCCCTACGATCATATTAACACGGGAGCCGCCCTGGTCCAGATGTGGTCCTACGTGAATGCCCCCAAGTGCCGCGCGGTGGTGGCCATCGGCGCCACAGCCGGCCTCTCGGTGGCCATGTTCGGCTCCATGTTCCCCATGCCGCGAGTCATCTATGCCATGGCCCAGGACGGCCTGATCTTCAG GCAACTATCGCAACTGTGGCAACGCACCAACGTACCCGGCCTGGCGACGATTGGAAGCGGACTGGCGGCAGCCCTGGTGGCCCTCACCATTCGCCTGGAGATCCTCGTCGAGATGATGTCCATCGGCACTCTGCTGGCCTACACCCTGGTGTCCACCTGTGTCCTTGTGCTGCGCTACCAGCCGCATAGCACCTCGCTGGTGGAGCTACTGCCGGCTCAGCTGCGCACCCCTGTAGCGCCCGGAACCGCCAGTGATTCCCGCGCCCACATCACGCCAGCCGAAGTCCTGGAGGTTCCCGGCAAGCTGACCATCAAGCGAGTGACCCGCGGAATGTCCGATTCGGACGACTCCTTCATAGACGACAGTCCGGAGGGCTTTCTGGGGGGCCGGGATGATCAGTTCCTGGTGTCTGACCGATCAGAGAACAAGTTCTACGGCAGCGTTCACGGAGCACCGACTGGGCCCACCGGACAGGCCACCGCCTTCGACACCATGGGCCTGAACTTTGTAACCCGGAAGATTCACGACTATGCCTACCTGTGTCCCGGCTTCTTTCCCTGGATCAATCCCGGACAAGCCACCACCGAAAGCG GTATGTACGTCACCAAGCTCGTGGGCATCATGTTCGGTCTCATATTCTTCCTGGACTTGTTCGCGGCCATTGGCTGGTCCGGAGGGCTGGCCGCTTTCGTCTACATCGTTTTGTTTATGGGCATATTTGTGATACTATTGATTATATCACGGCAGCCGCAGAATAG ATATGCGCTGGCGTTCCTTACCCCCGGACTTCCCTTCATTCCGGCCATCGCCATCACCGTGAACATCTATTTGATATTCAAGCTGAGCATCCTGACCCTAGTCCGCTTCACCGTCTGGATGACTCTCGGCTTCGTCATGTACTTCTACTACGGCATTACGCACAGCAGCCTGGAGCAAACCAGCGATGATCTGGAGTTGCACGTCGACAAGGACTAC AGCAAAAACGTCGAGGAAAAGGCTGTTTGGGATCAGCAGTCATACAACCAGACCCATGAGCCTGTTTGGGCCAGCAAGGAAGTCAAGCAACCATCCTCAA aACAACGCTATAACTACGGGAAGTCCTCGTCATCCTCGACCCAGGGCAGCTCGAAGAGCGGCCATAGTGGCAGTGGATCCACGACGAAACCACCGGGCAAAAGTTCCGTTGGCGGTGGACCTCCGCGACCCGtaccaccgccaccgccagcCACCGGGGGAGGTCAGGGCAGAGGTCCGCCGATGGAGCGTCAGTATACCGGGCAGTTCAGCATGTTTGTGGACGAGGGTCAGTTCCCGACGTGGGACGATTAA
- the LOC108120043 gene encoding solute carrier family 7 member 14 isoform X2, whose amino-acid sequence MPMTAAPTRVKFRVPLPPGVSSTTLLPKLIRTKDVKQLQDGNAQPQKPKLTKCLNTLDLTSLGIGSCCGTGMYLVAGMVAQKIAGPGVIISFIIAAIASIFSGACYAEFGVRVPHTSGSAYMYSYVAVGEFVAFIIGWNMILEYLIGTSACACALSSSFDSLTGNAIARTISESIGTIFGKPPDFIAFGITLLMTCVLAMGASKSVIFNHSLNAINLATWVFVMAAGLFYVDTKTWSEHQGFLPYGWSGVFSGAATCFYAFIGFDIIATTGEEAHNPQKSIPKAIVGSLVVVLIAYVSVSLVLTLVVPYDHINTGAALVQMWSYVNAPKCRAVVAIGATAGLSVAMFGSMFPMPRVIYAMAQDGLIFRQLSQLWQRTNVPGLATIGSGLAAALVALTIRLEILVEMMSIGTLLAYTLVSTCVLVLRYQPHSTSLVELLPAQLRTPVAPGTASDSRAHITPAEVLEVPGKLTIKRVTRGMSDSDDSFIDDSPEGFLGGRDDQFLVSDRSENKFYGSVHGAPTGPTGQATAFDTMGLNFVTRKIHDYAYLCPGFFPWINPGQATTESGMYVTKLVGIMFGLIFFLDLFAAIGWSGGLAAFVYIVLFMGIFVILLIISRQPQNRYALAFLTPGLPFIPAIAITVNIYLIFKLSILTLVRFTVWMTLGFVMYFYYGITHSSLEQTSDDLELHVDKDYSKNVEEKAVWDQQSYNQTHEPVWASKEVKQPSSKQRYNYGKSSSSSTQGSSKSGHSGSGSTTKPPGKSSVGGGPPRPVPPPPPATGGGQGRGPPMERQYTGQFSMFVDEGQFPTWDD is encoded by the exons ATGCCAATGACAGCAGCACCGACGAGA GTCAAGTTCAGGGTGCCACTGCCACCAGGAGTCAGCTCAACGACGCTCCTGCCCAAGCTCATCCGCACCAAGGATGTGAAGCAGCTGCAGGATGGCAACGCACAACCACAGAAGCCAAAGCTAACG AAATGTCTCAACACCCTGGACCTGACCTCCTTGGGCATCGGCTCCTGTTGCGGAACGGGCATGTACCTGGTGGCCGGCATGGTGGCCCAAAAAATAGCAGGACCCGGAGTGattattagttttattatagCCGCCATAGCGAGTATTTTCTCAG GAGCCTGCTATGCGGAGTTTGGCGTTCGTGTGCCACACACATCCGGCTCGGCCTATATGTATTCATATGTGGCGGTTGGAGAATTTGTAGCTTTTATAATTGGTTGGAACATGATATTGGAATATCTAATAG GAACAAGTGCCTGTGCCTGTGCGTTAAGTTCTAGTTTCGATTCCCTTACTGGCAACGCCATTGCGCGAACGATAAGCGAGTCCATCGGCACGATATTCG GTAAACCTCCGGACTTTATTGCCTTTGGCATAACGCTGCTAATGACCTGCGTCCTGGCAATGGGCGCCAGTAAGTCGGTCATCTTTAACCACTCGCTGAACGCCATTAACCTGGCCACGTGGGTGTTCGTTATGGCCGCCGGTCTCTTCTATGTGGACACGAAGACGTGGTCGGAGCACCAGGGCTTCCTGCCCTACGGCTGGAGCGGTGTGTTCTCCGGTGCTGCCACCTGCTTCTATGCATTTATCGGTTTCGACATCATCGCCACCACCGGCGAGGAGGCCCACAACCCCCAGAAGAGCATACCCAAGGCCATTGTGGGCTCGTTGGTTGTTGTTCTTATCGCCTACGTCAGTGTTAGCCTGGTCCTTACCCTAGTAG TTCCCTACGATCATATTAACACGGGAGCCGCCCTGGTCCAGATGTGGTCCTACGTGAATGCCCCCAAGTGCCGCGCGGTGGTGGCCATCGGCGCCACAGCCGGCCTCTCGGTGGCCATGTTCGGCTCCATGTTCCCCATGCCGCGAGTCATCTATGCCATGGCCCAGGACGGCCTGATCTTCAG GCAACTATCGCAACTGTGGCAACGCACCAACGTACCCGGCCTGGCGACGATTGGAAGCGGACTGGCGGCAGCCCTGGTGGCCCTCACCATTCGCCTGGAGATCCTCGTCGAGATGATGTCCATCGGCACTCTGCTGGCCTACACCCTGGTGTCCACCTGTGTCCTTGTGCTGCGCTACCAGCCGCATAGCACCTCGCTGGTGGAGCTACTGCCGGCTCAGCTGCGCACCCCTGTAGCGCCCGGAACCGCCAGTGATTCCCGCGCCCACATCACGCCAGCCGAAGTCCTGGAGGTTCCCGGCAAGCTGACCATCAAGCGAGTGACCCGCGGAATGTCCGATTCGGACGACTCCTTCATAGACGACAGTCCGGAGGGCTTTCTGGGGGGCCGGGATGATCAGTTCCTGGTGTCTGACCGATCAGAGAACAAGTTCTACGGCAGCGTTCACGGAGCACCGACTGGGCCCACCGGACAGGCCACCGCCTTCGACACCATGGGCCTGAACTTTGTAACCCGGAAGATTCACGACTATGCCTACCTGTGTCCCGGCTTCTTTCCCTGGATCAATCCCGGACAAGCCACCACCGAAAGCG GTATGTACGTCACCAAGCTCGTGGGCATCATGTTCGGTCTCATATTCTTCCTGGACTTGTTCGCGGCCATTGGCTGGTCCGGAGGGCTGGCCGCTTTCGTCTACATCGTTTTGTTTATGGGCATATTTGTGATACTATTGATTATATCACGGCAGCCGCAGAATAG ATATGCGCTGGCGTTCCTTACCCCCGGACTTCCCTTCATTCCGGCCATCGCCATCACCGTGAACATCTATTTGATATTCAAGCTGAGCATCCTGACCCTAGTCCGCTTCACCGTCTGGATGACTCTCGGCTTCGTCATGTACTTCTACTACGGCATTACGCACAGCAGCCTGGAGCAAACCAGCGATGATCTGGAGTTGCACGTCGACAAGGACTAC AGCAAAAACGTCGAGGAAAAGGCTGTTTGGGATCAGCAGTCATACAACCAGACCCATGAGCCTGTTTGGGCCAGCAAGGAAGTCAAGCAACCATCCTCAA aACAACGCTATAACTACGGGAAGTCCTCGTCATCCTCGACCCAGGGCAGCTCGAAGAGCGGCCATAGTGGCAGTGGATCCACGACGAAACCACCGGGCAAAAGTTCCGTTGGCGGTGGACCTCCGCGACCCGtaccaccgccaccgccagcCACCGGGGGAGGTCAGGGCAGAGGTCCGCCGATGGAGCGTCAGTATACCGGGCAGTTCAGCATGTTTGTGGACGAGGGTCAGTTCCCGACGTGGGACGATTAA